In the genome of Polaribacter atrinae, one region contains:
- a CDS encoding hybrid sensor histidine kinase/response regulator transcription factor, translating to MPLYRNSLILLLISLFFNYYSYAQFINYSSKDGLSVHSVDHITEDDEGYIYIATAEGFDVFNGNTFKNYNQNNTIGFSNNIRIILPLKKGLILIGSRHKGLYLFNKYKQVIVPLLLRTNVSIKSLNISALFVDKNDVVWVGCGDGTLYNFSSSEIKEDIITSTKVNTTKIAKLSGSIEAILALGNSIFVGGDDSFVTRIRKTETNYIIDNPIELTSVKTIYCIATYNNMLFLGTNVGLFKVPDYNQLNYNTLQTLKVPWKLNEQIIRTLSIHNQTLWAGTEGNGLYNYDINSKLLEQFNYSENKRNSLHSNYILHSYIDSRNNLWLGTWFGGIDLLNLNETNYTFVYDQTDEKNLFSNIVWAIEELPKDRFILGTHGNGLCQYNINDKSFVSIINNDELKSISSLCYDPISKLLYIGTWGHGIKIFDTTLNKLIKEDPAFNLLQNQRIYSMTLGFNGQLWIGSWRKGVFRYYINEKRIENIQSTTDVSLNNTGARSIILDENKNEAWIGSLTQGIYHLKLDSSSNIKELKHYQEFTDTKQKISVRNLFLDKTGDLWILCERGIGKIKLGKQPETLPLLNTGINSVLARDNKNNIWVGSYNGLFSFQNNTDDVSLSITNNTIYDLLNLTKSNLLLAASNNGLIKVDLNRLPESTKVPKITLSNLKIMDQYLTPDLPIKNKVVLSKKLNYNDTIVLPYFSQTFSIDLNALSFNKNRKVKLRYKLNKFESIWNETNSISTTASYTNVPAGIYELNIQVANQEYIWSTDVKKLTIIKLKPWWATHFAYFLYFLISSIIIYWVSNILLNKARISRELRVQKFEKEQEHEMHQQKMSFFTNISHDIRTPLTLILSPLEEILSSGKADEQMRIKLQRMFKNARMLLNLINQILDFRKVETINLALNIKQIKIKDFIQSVYYQFNELSQNKSIDLEVFCSYENLLLAADPVKLESILFNLLANAIKFTPKYGHIMIFVSNNDDIISIGIKDTGIGIPENEIESIFTRFQQSKRNTPLQGTGIGLALVKKYVEAHKGTIEVKSQVNKGTEFIIHFPVLEELNQYDSHLIYNDTEATHITNPPEEIVENSSKIASVLVIDDNNDIRDYLKEILEKKYRVYTAENGKEGLSIVHKKMPNLVISDIMMEGVSGYDVCKQIKTNINTSHIPVILLTAKNTIDDKIEGFEKGSDAFIEKPFNNKLLLTRVKALIEERDILKRKFLLADTVSKDTIPTTVDKQFIEKIISKIEAHISESEFSVQSLTESVQMSQDQLYRKIKALTGLSINHFIRLIRIKKSARLLSEGNHTVSEILYMVGFNNPSYFTKCFKAEYGVLPSNYRELQEEKPK from the coding sequence ATGCCCTTATATAGAAATTCTTTAATCTTACTATTAATCAGCCTTTTTTTTAATTACTATAGTTATGCTCAATTTATAAATTATAGTAGTAAGGACGGGTTATCTGTACATAGCGTAGATCATATAACCGAAGATGACGAGGGATATATTTACATAGCTACTGCAGAAGGATTTGATGTTTTTAATGGAAATACATTTAAAAATTACAATCAAAATAACACTATAGGTTTTAGCAATAATATACGAATTATATTACCTCTTAAAAAAGGGCTGATTTTAATAGGAAGTAGACACAAAGGACTTTATTTATTTAACAAGTATAAACAAGTTATAGTTCCATTATTATTAAGGACAAATGTTTCAATAAAGTCTTTAAATATATCTGCATTGTTTGTTGATAAAAATGATGTTGTATGGGTCGGCTGTGGAGACGGCACTCTATATAATTTCTCAAGTTCAGAAATTAAAGAAGATATTATTACTTCTACAAAAGTGAATACTACAAAAATTGCTAAACTATCAGGTAGTATTGAAGCAATATTAGCTTTAGGTAACAGTATATTTGTTGGTGGCGATGACTCTTTTGTTACTCGAATACGCAAAACGGAAACAAATTATATAATTGATAATCCAATTGAACTTACCTCAGTAAAAACAATCTATTGTATAGCTACATACAATAATATGTTGTTTTTAGGTACAAATGTTGGGTTATTTAAAGTACCAGATTATAACCAATTAAATTACAACACGTTACAAACCTTAAAGGTTCCCTGGAAATTGAATGAACAAATTATTAGAACTTTATCTATCCATAATCAAACTTTATGGGCAGGAACGGAAGGTAATGGACTCTATAATTATGATATAAATAGCAAACTGCTAGAACAATTTAACTATTCTGAAAATAAAAGAAACAGTTTGCATTCTAACTATATATTGCATTCTTATATTGATAGCCGTAATAATCTTTGGTTAGGTACTTGGTTTGGAGGTATAGATTTGCTAAACCTTAATGAAACAAACTACACTTTTGTATATGACCAAACAGATGAGAAAAACCTGTTTTCTAATATTGTTTGGGCAATAGAAGAATTACCAAAAGATAGATTTATTTTAGGTACTCACGGTAATGGTTTGTGTCAATACAACATTAATGATAAAAGTTTTGTTTCCATAATAAATAATGATGAATTAAAATCGATATCTTCTCTTTGCTATGATCCAATTAGTAAATTATTATATATAGGTACTTGGGGACATGGTATAAAAATATTTGATACCACATTGAATAAGCTAATTAAAGAAGATCCTGCTTTTAATTTGTTACAGAACCAGCGGATTTATTCAATGACGCTAGGTTTTAATGGACAACTTTGGATAGGTAGTTGGAGAAAAGGTGTGTTCCGATATTATATAAATGAAAAACGCATAGAAAATATTCAATCTACCACAGATGTCTCATTAAATAATACTGGAGCACGCTCTATAATACTAGATGAGAATAAAAATGAAGCTTGGATTGGCTCACTTACACAAGGTATATACCATTTAAAATTAGATTCTAGTAGTAATATAAAAGAACTAAAACACTATCAAGAATTTACAGATACAAAACAAAAAATTAGTGTAAGGAACCTTTTTTTAGATAAAACAGGAGATTTATGGATATTATGTGAAAGAGGTATAGGTAAAATTAAGTTAGGAAAACAGCCTGAAACTTTGCCTTTATTAAATACAGGAATCAATTCTGTTTTAGCTAGAGATAACAAAAATAATATTTGGGTAGGATCTTATAATGGCCTTTTTTCATTCCAAAACAATACAGATGATGTTTCTTTATCTATAACTAACAACACAATTTATGACCTTCTAAATCTCACTAAGAGTAATTTACTTTTAGCGGCTTCTAACAATGGACTTATAAAAGTTGATTTAAACCGTCTTCCTGAAAGCACTAAAGTTCCAAAAATCACCTTATCGAACCTAAAAATTATGGATCAATATTTAACACCTGATCTACCAATAAAGAACAAAGTAGTATTAAGTAAGAAGCTTAATTATAATGACACAATTGTACTTCCTTATTTTTCACAAACATTTTCGATAGATCTTAATGCATTGTCTTTTAACAAAAACCGAAAAGTAAAGCTTCGCTATAAGTTAAATAAATTTGAATCGATATGGAATGAAACCAATAGCATCTCTACAACTGCTTCATATACAAATGTACCAGCAGGCATTTACGAGTTAAATATACAAGTTGCTAACCAAGAATATATTTGGAGTACAGATGTAAAAAAGTTAACGATTATAAAACTAAAGCCTTGGTGGGCTACCCATTTTGCATATTTCCTATATTTTTTAATATCTAGCATTATTATCTATTGGGTTTCAAATATATTATTAAATAAAGCACGAATTTCTAGAGAATTACGTGTTCAAAAATTTGAGAAAGAACAAGAGCATGAAATGCATCAACAAAAAATGTCTTTTTTTACCAATATTTCTCACGATATAAGAACACCATTAACGCTAATATTAAGTCCTCTTGAAGAAATATTATCTAGTGGGAAAGCAGATGAACAAATGCGAATAAAATTGCAACGAATGTTTAAAAATGCTCGAATGCTTTTGAATTTAATCAATCAAATTTTAGACTTTAGAAAAGTAGAAACCATTAATTTAGCACTTAATATTAAACAAATTAAGATTAAGGATTTTATACAAAGTGTTTATTATCAATTTAATGAACTCTCTCAAAATAAATCTATTGATTTAGAAGTATTTTGTTCTTATGAAAATTTGTTACTAGCTGCAGACCCTGTTAAACTAGAATCTATTCTTTTTAATTTACTAGCCAATGCTATTAAATTTACGCCAAAATATGGGCATATTATGATATTTGTATCTAATAATGATGACATCATTTCTATAGGTATTAAAGATACAGGCATAGGTATTCCAGAAAATGAAATTGAATCTATTTTTACTCGCTTTCAGCAATCTAAAAGAAATACACCTTTACAAGGAACAGGTATAGGGCTTGCTTTAGTAAAAAAGTATGTAGAAGCTCATAAAGGTACTATAGAGGTAAAAAGTCAAGTAAATAAAGGCACTGAATTTATTATTCATTTTCCAGTATTAGAAGAACTTAATCAGTACGATAGTCACTTAATTTATAATGATACTGAGGCTACCCATATAACCAATCCGCCAGAAGAAATAGTAGAAAACAGTTCTAAAATAGCATCTGTTTTGGTTATTGATGATAATAATGATATACGAGATTACCTAAAAGAAATTCTTGAAAAAAAGTATCGTGTATATACTGCAGAAAACGGTAAAGAAGGTTTATCTATTGTTCATAAAAAAATGCCAAACTTAGTAATAAGTGATATTATGATGGAAGGGGTGAGTGGATACGATGTTTGTAAACAAATAAAAACAAATATTAACACCTCACATATTCCCGTTATATTATTAACGGCAAAAAATACTATTGATGATAAAATTGAAGGATTTGAAAAAGGGAGTGATGCTTTTATAGAAAAACCTTTTAATAATAAATTATTACTAACCCGTGTTAAAGCATTAATTGAAGAAAGAGACATCTTAAAAAGAAAATTTTTATTAGCAGATACTGTATCTAAAGACACTATTCCTACCACTGTGGATAAACAATTTATTGAAAAAATCATTTCTAAAATCGAAGCACATATTTCAGAATCCGAATTTTCTGTTCAGAGCCTAACAGAGAGCGTACAAATGAGTCAAGATCAACTATACAGAAAAATTAAAGCACTTACAGGATTATCTATTAACCATTTTATTCGATTAATACGAATAAAAAAATCAGCTCGTTTACTTTCTGAAGGAAACCATACTGTTAGTGAGATTCTTTATATGGTTGGTTTTAATAACCCTTCTTATTTTACAAAATGTTTTAAAGCTGAATACGGTGTACTACCAAGTAATTATAGAGAATTACAAGAGGAGAAGCCTAAATAG